One genomic region from Alteromonas pelagimontana encodes:
- the pdsR gene encoding proteobacterial dedicated sortase system response regulator yields the protein MPRTIALVEDDAAIRDNYTVALRAQGYQVNAYASRPLATAAFAQSLPDLAIIDIGLNDEMEGGFMLCQQLRQRSQSLPIIFFTARDNDVDTISGLRMGADDYLTKDISMAHLLARIAALFRRTDLLAVPKQQSEQIRLGHLAVDVNRMTVSWKESPVALTVTEFWMLHALIKRPGHVKSRQQLMDESRMVVDDTTITSHIKRMRKKFIQLDDTFDHIDTVYGMGYRWQV from the coding sequence ATGCCAAGAACAATTGCACTGGTAGAAGACGACGCTGCCATTCGGGATAACTACACAGTCGCGCTTAGAGCTCAGGGATATCAGGTAAACGCTTACGCAAGCAGACCTTTGGCGACAGCCGCATTTGCCCAGTCACTACCGGATTTGGCCATCATAGATATAGGACTGAACGATGAAATGGAAGGTGGCTTTATGCTGTGTCAGCAGTTGCGCCAACGTTCACAGTCATTGCCCATTATCTTTTTTACCGCCAGAGATAACGATGTAGACACCATCAGCGGGTTACGCATGGGCGCTGATGATTATCTGACAAAAGATATCAGCATGGCCCATCTCCTTGCTCGAATAGCTGCACTTTTCCGACGTACCGACTTGTTGGCTGTGCCCAAACAGCAAAGCGAACAAATTCGGTTAGGGCATCTTGCCGTAGATGTGAATCGTATGACGGTTAGCTGGAAAGAAAGCCCCGTTGCCCTGACAGTGACAGAATTTTGGATGCTCCACGCGCTGATTAAACGCCCTGGCCACGTAAAAAGTCGCCAACAGTTGATGGACGAGTCACGCATGGTAGTGGATGACACCACCATAACGTCGCATATAAAACGCATGCGTAAAAAATTTATTCAGCTTGACGACACCTTCGACCACATCGATACCGTTTACGGTATGGGCTATCGCTGGCAGGTGTGA
- a CDS encoding CNNM domain-containing protein translates to MVLLFGYVIAALGFSFLCSIAEAVILSVSPASIAVMEKEGHPSGKILRTLVDDINKPLSAILTLNTIAHTMGAAGAGAQAAMIFGDAYLGLISAILTLLILVFSEIIPKTLGAEYWRTLAPITAYFLKYLTLLLYPVIKILEKLTAGFRKEKPVRGFNRSELQAMVELSDQEGQLAQQEAAFLLSLLHLHEFKVKDAMTHRTSIFSVSEDITVETFFHNHAHIEYSRIPIYEKDQRENITGYAMRSELLVAQARGDSDKSLWEFRKPMVTLLGSMPLSSTFDHFIQKEVHILLVVDEYGGLEGIITLEDLLEKLLGVDILDEKDATVSMKRLGRMVARRKARMLGKNVPDATLHSKKSGSK, encoded by the coding sequence ATGGTTTTACTTTTTGGATACGTCATTGCCGCACTTGGCTTTTCCTTCCTGTGCTCAATTGCCGAGGCTGTAATTTTAAGTGTGTCTCCCGCGTCCATCGCCGTGATGGAAAAAGAAGGCCATCCGAGCGGTAAGATCCTCCGGACTCTCGTTGACGATATAAATAAACCGCTTTCCGCAATTCTCACACTCAACACTATTGCTCATACAATGGGCGCAGCCGGCGCCGGTGCGCAAGCGGCTATGATTTTCGGTGATGCCTATTTAGGTTTAATTTCAGCCATCCTTACTTTGTTGATTCTTGTGTTTTCTGAAATCATTCCAAAAACGTTGGGCGCTGAGTATTGGCGAACACTTGCACCGATAACCGCATATTTTCTGAAATACCTCACCTTGCTCCTCTATCCAGTGATAAAGATTCTGGAAAAGCTCACCGCTGGCTTTAGAAAAGAAAAGCCCGTTCGAGGTTTCAACCGCAGTGAACTGCAGGCGATGGTTGAGCTTTCCGATCAGGAAGGTCAACTAGCGCAACAAGAGGCAGCCTTTTTATTGAGCCTTCTGCACCTGCATGAATTTAAAGTTAAAGATGCGATGACTCATCGAACATCAATTTTCTCAGTGTCTGAGGATATTACGGTGGAAACTTTCTTCCACAATCATGCCCATATTGAATACTCACGAATCCCGATCTATGAAAAGGACCAGCGCGAGAATATCACCGGTTATGCTATGCGTTCAGAGTTGCTTGTTGCTCAAGCGCGGGGCGATAGCGATAAATCACTCTGGGAATTCCGGAAACCTATGGTAACGCTGCTGGGCTCGATGCCCCTTTCCAGCACTTTCGATCATTTTATTCAGAAGGAAGTTCATATTCTGCTGGTAGTAGATGAATACGGTGGTTTGGAAGGCATCATTACGCTGGAAGATCTACTGGAAAAGCTTCTCGGTGTGGATATCTTAGACGAAAAAGATGCCACTGTTAGTATGAAGCGATTAGGCAGAATGGTCGCTCGACGAAAGGCCAGGATGTTAGGGAAAAACGTACCGGATGCGACGCTTCATTCCAAAAAGTCAGGATCAAAGTAA
- the trmB gene encoding tRNA (guanine(46)-N(7))-methyltransferase TrmB yields the protein MKEATGNSRDVSTNQTGVHEKLDALVARYQQNKNQRPVSEHTLSAFNDAVAWLGDWTGDIILDSCCGVGESTATIARQYPECKVIGLDKSAARVDKHEHYRKATDNYRVIRADVNDFWRLASKAQWPIKKHYLLYPNPYPKSAQVQKRWHASAAMVDMMALTPHIEVRSNWLIYLLEFAQAAKHYGLITHLTEVTTAQPITPFERKYRASGQVCWQLACEPEEAQE from the coding sequence ATGAAAGAAGCAACGGGCAATTCGCGGGATGTGTCTACCAATCAAACTGGCGTTCATGAAAAACTGGATGCCTTAGTCGCGCGTTATCAGCAAAATAAAAACCAACGCCCGGTAAGTGAGCATACGCTTTCTGCCTTTAATGATGCGGTAGCATGGCTGGGAGACTGGACCGGAGATATTATTCTTGACTCCTGTTGTGGCGTCGGAGAAAGCACAGCCACCATTGCCAGGCAGTATCCAGAATGTAAGGTGATTGGATTAGACAAATCTGCAGCCAGAGTCGATAAACACGAACATTATCGCAAAGCAACAGACAATTACCGGGTCATCCGCGCCGATGTAAATGATTTTTGGCGGCTCGCTTCGAAGGCGCAGTGGCCGATAAAAAAGCACTATTTGCTATATCCAAACCCTTATCCCAAAAGTGCTCAGGTGCAAAAGCGATGGCACGCCAGCGCTGCAATGGTGGATATGATGGCGCTGACGCCCCATATCGAAGTGAGAAGTAACTGGCTAATTTATCTGCTTGAATTCGCGCAAGCTGCAAAACATTACGGCCTGATTACCCATTTAACCGAAGTCACTACCGCACAACCCATCACTCCCTTTGAACGGAAGTATCGCGCCAGTGGGCAGGTATGTTGGCAACTGGCGTGTGAGCCAGAGGAAGCGCAGGAATAA
- the pdsO gene encoding sortase-associated OmpA-like protein PdsO, with protein sequence MKATQRSTIIALPAAIVLTLTPSWAFAKNSEQDKAVAIGLGSGAAVGAVIAGPIGAAVGGILGAMMGNDTAQKDQLKGKTLALSANEQALSATQQELFAMRDALQAMEQEAKATNVAFIQDTNREVMAVESNIQFTTGSATIEQTYFDQLDLVAEALKLHKQLQVRLIGHADNRGASQFNQALSMQRALQVQNYLIEKGVNNEQILTVAVGEKESAGDSMEKAFFDRKVVMQIADGEAVLTANR encoded by the coding sequence ATGAAAGCAACTCAACGTTCTACAATAATTGCATTGCCCGCGGCCATAGTTTTGACCCTTACGCCTTCCTGGGCATTTGCTAAAAACTCAGAGCAGGATAAAGCGGTAGCTATAGGTTTGGGCTCTGGTGCGGCAGTCGGCGCTGTTATTGCAGGTCCTATTGGTGCGGCGGTCGGTGGAATTTTAGGTGCAATGATGGGTAACGACACCGCCCAAAAAGACCAGCTCAAAGGAAAAACGCTGGCGTTATCTGCCAATGAGCAGGCGCTTTCAGCTACTCAACAGGAACTCTTTGCCATGCGCGATGCGCTGCAAGCGATGGAACAAGAGGCGAAAGCTACCAATGTGGCTTTTATCCAGGACACAAACCGGGAAGTCATGGCGGTTGAAAGCAACATTCAATTCACCACCGGTTCAGCGACAATCGAACAAACCTACTTTGATCAACTGGATTTGGTGGCAGAAGCATTAAAGCTTCACAAACAACTGCAAGTTCGCTTAATTGGTCATGCCGATAACCGGGGTGCTTCCCAGTTCAATCAGGCGCTGTCAATGCAACGAGCGTTGCAGGTTCAGAACTATTTAATTGAGAAGGGCGTAAATAATGAGCAAATTCTCACCGTTGCTGTAGGGGAAAAAGAAAGCGCAGGCGACTCAATGGAAAAGGCATTTTTCGACCGTAAAGTGGTAATGCAAATAGCCGATGGCGAAGCGGTATTAACGGCCAATCGGTAA
- a CDS encoding ABC transporter permease yields the protein MHNKNNWIALNTIWIKECTRFLRIWVQTLVPPAITMSLYFVIFGSLIGDRIGQMGGFTYMEFIVPGLIMMSVITNSYSNVSSSFFSAKFQRNVEELLVAPVPTSVIIAGYVGGGVARAILIGIIVTAVSMFFVDIKIHNLGVIIITLLLTSSLFATAGLVNAIFAKTFDDISLVPTFVLTPLTYLGGVFYSLTLLPEFWQIVSKANPIVYMVNGFRYGFLGVSDVNVTVSVSLLIAFNVALYLVAHMLLKAGRGIRS from the coding sequence ATGCATAATAAAAATAACTGGATTGCGCTTAATACTATCTGGATTAAAGAATGCACTCGCTTTTTGCGAATTTGGGTGCAAACCTTGGTGCCGCCAGCCATAACCATGAGTTTATATTTTGTCATTTTCGGCAGCCTTATCGGCGATCGTATTGGACAAATGGGCGGCTTTACCTACATGGAATTCATAGTGCCCGGCCTTATCATGATGTCAGTGATCACGAATTCTTACTCCAATGTCTCCTCTTCATTTTTTAGTGCCAAGTTTCAACGGAATGTGGAAGAGCTGCTGGTGGCGCCGGTGCCCACCTCCGTTATTATTGCCGGGTACGTGGGTGGCGGAGTAGCCAGAGCGATTCTTATCGGTATTATTGTTACCGCGGTTTCAATGTTCTTTGTTGATATTAAAATTCACAATCTGGGCGTCATTATTATTACGTTGCTGCTGACATCCAGTTTATTTGCCACTGCAGGCCTGGTTAATGCGATATTTGCAAAGACGTTTGATGATATCAGTCTGGTGCCTACCTTTGTGCTAACACCGCTAACCTACTTGGGTGGCGTATTTTATTCGCTAACATTGTTACCGGAGTTTTGGCAGATCGTAAGTAAAGCGAACCCCATTGTGTATATGGTAAACGGATTTCGCTATGGCTTCTTGGGCGTCTCAGATGTCAACGTGACGGTATCCGTGAGCTTGTTGATTGCGTTTAATGTGGCGCTGTACCTTGTTGCTCACATGCTGTTAAAGGCAGGAAGAGGGATACGCAGCTAG
- a CDS encoding rhamnogalacturonan endolyase family protein, translating to MNGNSLFFSIVSCRAYIISTRLGAAFVAVIALTGCNRDLERLDQGLIVVPAEQGNPVSCRSSVDDAPKTTFNVYRNGSNLNGNPINSTTFYTDTEGEKGR from the coding sequence ATGAACGGAAACTCTCTCTTTTTCAGCATCGTCAGTTGTAGGGCTTATATCATATCAACGCGTTTGGGAGCGGCTTTTGTCGCGGTAATTGCTTTAACTGGTTGCAATCGTGATCTGGAGCGACTGGATCAAGGGTTAATTGTTGTTCCTGCAGAACAAGGCAACCCAGTGAGCTGCCGATCCTCGGTTGATGATGCACCTAAAACCACTTTCAACGTCTATCGAAACGGGAGCAATTTAAATGGTAACCCCATTAACTCCACTACCTTCTACACGGACACTGAGGGCGAAAAAGGAAGATAA
- the pdsS gene encoding proteobacterial dedicated sortase system histidine kinase, with the protein MFRLRLSLRLQLLFLSLFLFTIPWLGYKYVWELEQYLRIGQEQTMIGTARAVATALHERPALFDNQSSYLKDVRPGTDLYAPFMTSPIQLDGKLKDWNSVQHLAREYDDEQVVTWFGNTFPRPLVTLSFTHMVGRYDQYLYAMFNVTDDRVVWRRPNSLSIDQSDHLLIGLQPDSGELERYVIAPYQPGWVNAYRLSSDATEYRALENELRIQGRWTLTPEGYNIELRFPLAMTSGSLAFAIADVDDATLRTKQYAVGTANPNRTDGLGTVVTPSPEIEQILAGLKYADSRVWVVDKHKRVLAKAGDIRSASGLRSRQQENSSNSYWRWIETRWLLPLYYHILTRPPAEFVDEMENAYALGGLDISSALNGNPDSLWRLTSDNKAVILSAAYPIYIDKQVMGAVVVEQTTNGIRTLRNQALEQLFHVILAVMLLGTAALLLFAHRISSRIRKLRDDTEAIIDDNGKIVAAIPLARQRDEIGDLSRSFSEVLGRLQQYNSYLENMASRLSHELRTPIAVVRSSLDMIKQTDSAEQQEVFVERAQAGISRLSTILNSMSEATRLEHAIAQEEVELFDAIAVVTGCVGGYEYAYPARQFQLKVSAERLQVNGSPELFAQMLDKIIANAVEFSEENDEISLHLWRDAKSFKVSVTNPGPLLPEGMKTQLLQSMVSIRPNQNRHQNAAHPHLGLGLFIANMIAVFHKGSIHLSNLPDNTGVCVVISMPYANK; encoded by the coding sequence TTGTTTCGTTTACGCTTGTCGCTTCGCCTGCAGCTACTGTTTTTGTCGCTGTTTTTGTTTACCATTCCGTGGTTGGGTTATAAATACGTTTGGGAACTTGAACAGTATTTGCGAATTGGGCAGGAGCAAACCATGATTGGTACGGCTCGCGCCGTTGCCACTGCGCTGCATGAGCGCCCTGCACTGTTTGATAACCAATCCTCTTATCTAAAGGATGTCAGGCCTGGCACCGATTTATATGCGCCTTTTATGACTTCTCCTATTCAGTTAGATGGAAAACTTAAGGATTGGAATTCGGTTCAGCATCTCGCCCGCGAATACGATGATGAACAGGTAGTAACCTGGTTCGGCAACACGTTTCCCCGGCCTCTTGTCACATTATCGTTTACTCATATGGTAGGACGCTATGATCAGTATCTTTATGCGATGTTTAATGTCACTGATGATCGCGTTGTCTGGCGGCGGCCAAATAGCTTAAGTATCGACCAGAGTGATCACCTGCTTATTGGTCTTCAGCCAGACTCGGGTGAGTTGGAGCGCTATGTTATTGCCCCGTATCAACCCGGATGGGTAAACGCGTATCGCTTATCCAGCGATGCCACCGAATACCGAGCATTAGAAAACGAGCTGAGAATTCAAGGTCGCTGGACACTCACCCCCGAAGGCTACAATATTGAGTTGCGCTTTCCGCTGGCTATGACATCAGGCTCATTAGCATTTGCGATAGCGGATGTTGATGACGCTACTTTGCGAACTAAGCAATATGCAGTAGGCACAGCGAATCCAAATCGTACAGATGGCCTGGGTACGGTGGTCACGCCATCACCGGAAATAGAGCAAATTCTTGCTGGACTAAAGTACGCGGATTCCCGGGTTTGGGTGGTAGACAAACATAAAAGGGTACTAGCCAAAGCGGGCGATATTCGGTCTGCCTCAGGTCTGCGTTCTCGACAGCAGGAAAATTCATCAAATTCCTATTGGCGCTGGATAGAAACCCGCTGGCTGTTGCCTCTGTATTACCACATACTCACTCGTCCTCCCGCAGAATTTGTGGATGAAATGGAGAACGCTTATGCCCTCGGCGGGCTGGATATTTCTTCCGCGTTAAACGGCAATCCGGATTCTCTATGGCGCCTTACTTCAGATAATAAAGCAGTAATTTTGTCTGCAGCATACCCCATTTATATTGATAAACAAGTAATGGGCGCGGTAGTAGTTGAACAAACCACCAACGGCATTAGAACTTTGCGTAACCAGGCTTTAGAACAACTGTTTCATGTCATATTGGCGGTGATGCTACTGGGTACTGCAGCGCTATTGCTTTTTGCTCACCGAATTTCATCCCGCATTCGCAAATTGCGCGATGACACCGAAGCCATAATTGACGACAACGGCAAAATAGTGGCGGCAATTCCGCTGGCCAGGCAGCGGGATGAAATCGGCGACTTATCGCGTTCTTTCAGCGAGGTGCTCGGGCGATTACAACAGTATAATTCCTACCTGGAAAATATGGCCTCACGACTTTCTCACGAACTACGTACTCCTATTGCAGTGGTGCGATCATCGCTGGATATGATCAAGCAAACGGACAGTGCTGAGCAACAGGAGGTATTTGTGGAACGAGCGCAAGCTGGTATTAGTCGTCTGAGCACGATTTTAAATAGTATGAGTGAAGCCACCCGTCTTGAACATGCCATTGCCCAGGAAGAAGTCGAACTGTTCGATGCTATCGCCGTAGTAACTGGCTGTGTGGGAGGATACGAATACGCTTATCCAGCACGCCAGTTTCAGTTAAAGGTATCGGCGGAAAGGTTGCAAGTAAATGGCTCACCAGAACTTTTTGCGCAAATGCTGGATAAAATAATTGCCAATGCCGTTGAATTCAGCGAAGAAAACGACGAAATCTCGCTGCACCTCTGGCGCGATGCCAAGAGTTTCAAAGTAAGCGTGACCAATCCGGGCCCCTTGTTACCGGAAGGAATGAAGACGCAGCTTCTGCAGTCCATGGTGTCAATTCGGCCCAATCAAAACCGCCACCAAAATGCTGCGCATCCCCATCTGGGCTTAGGGTTGTTTATTGCCAATATGATTGCTGTTTTTCACAAAGGGAGCATTCATCTTTCCAATTTGCCAGATAATACCGGTGTCTGCGTGGTCATATCTATGCCGTATGCCAATAAATAA
- a CDS encoding ABC transporter ATP-binding protein → MNALNISGLTKIYKSGTQALRGLNLQVEEGDFFALLGPNGAGKSTTIGIISSLVNQTEGTVKVFDHDLDAEKEAAKSCIGLVPQEFNFNQFETVLQIVLNQAGYYGVPRGLAKERAKKYLSQLDLWEKRDAAARELSGGMKRRLMIARALMHEPKLLILDEPTAGVDIEIRRSMWTFLKEINAQGITIILTTHYLEEAEMLCRNIAIIDKGIIVENTSMKALLSKLNIETFILDLADNSPTPTLAGFTHRMTDPHTLEVDVEKAEGLNPVFAQLSEQGVQVLSMRNKSNRLEELFVNLVESGRQQQKDA, encoded by the coding sequence ATGAATGCGTTGAATATTTCCGGACTAACAAAAATATATAAAAGCGGTACGCAGGCGTTGCGCGGCCTGAATCTTCAAGTTGAAGAAGGCGATTTTTTTGCCTTACTCGGCCCCAATGGAGCAGGCAAATCCACGACCATTGGCATCATTAGCTCTTTGGTCAATCAGACTGAGGGGACGGTCAAAGTGTTTGACCACGATCTTGATGCAGAAAAGGAAGCGGCTAAATCCTGCATTGGCTTGGTGCCACAGGAATTCAATTTCAATCAGTTTGAAACGGTATTACAAATTGTGCTTAACCAAGCCGGGTACTATGGAGTGCCGCGCGGTTTGGCAAAAGAAAGGGCTAAAAAATATTTAAGCCAACTAGATCTTTGGGAAAAGCGTGATGCTGCGGCCAGAGAATTATCTGGCGGTATGAAGCGCCGGCTGATGATAGCGCGAGCGTTAATGCATGAGCCTAAACTTTTGATTTTGGACGAGCCTACCGCTGGCGTGGATATCGAAATCCGCCGCTCTATGTGGACATTCTTAAAAGAAATTAACGCTCAGGGGATCACGATAATTTTGACCACGCATTATTTGGAAGAAGCAGAAATGTTGTGCCGCAATATCGCAATTATCGACAAAGGCATCATCGTTGAAAACACCAGTATGAAAGCGCTGTTGTCAAAATTGAATATCGAAACCTTTATTCTGGATCTTGCCGATAATTCTCCTACTCCCACGTTAGCAGGTTTTACGCATCGCATGACAGATCCCCATACGCTGGAAGTGGATGTTGAAAAAGCAGAAGGATTAAATCCGGTGTTTGCCCAGCTTAGCGAACAGGGGGTGCAGGTGCTGAGCATGCGCAATAAGTCGAATCGTTTAGAAGAACTGTTTGTTAATCTGGTAGAATCCGGCAGACAGCAGCAAAAGGACGCATAG
- a CDS encoding EAL domain-containing protein has product MPIREVTDSFQLESIVPYFQPIVDLENARVWRYECLARLVTPSEKTFLPNEFLSLIERNNYAQQLTETIFCQSAKYFENMNIPWNINLNAADLVNLELTNTLIAHLANYPNPSRVSVEVSAKTAMQDSNQLNAFIERSLHSGLGVFIDNVGKTPGNIKNLMSLPIRGVKLAGGMIKQLDSHPEVKEFVLHVCELAQARSISVVAEHIEDEATLDKVRQLPIRYAQGFVFSKPRPAPTPH; this is encoded by the coding sequence ATGCCAATTCGAGAAGTCACTGACAGTTTTCAGCTAGAAAGTATTGTCCCCTATTTTCAGCCAATTGTCGATTTAGAGAACGCCAGAGTCTGGCGCTATGAATGCCTTGCGCGGTTAGTTACCCCTAGTGAAAAAACATTCTTACCGAACGAGTTTTTGTCTCTTATTGAGCGCAATAATTACGCTCAGCAACTTACCGAAACCATATTCTGCCAAAGCGCAAAATATTTCGAAAACATGAATATTCCGTGGAATATCAACTTAAATGCTGCAGATCTGGTTAATCTGGAATTAACCAACACACTTATTGCGCATTTGGCTAATTATCCTAACCCTTCACGGGTGAGTGTCGAAGTCAGTGCAAAAACAGCAATGCAAGACAGCAACCAACTCAATGCGTTCATCGAACGCAGTTTGCATAGCGGCTTGGGCGTTTTTATTGATAACGTAGGCAAAACACCGGGCAATATCAAAAACCTTATGTCTTTACCCATCAGAGGCGTCAAGTTGGCGGGAGGGATGATCAAACAGCTTGATTCCCATCCTGAGGTCAAAGAATTTGTGCTGCATGTTTGCGAACTGGCGCAGGCACGCAGTATCAGTGTTGTTGCAGAACATATAGAGGATGAAGCAACTTTGGATAAGGTAAGGCAATTACCAATTCGTTATGCACAAGGATTTGTGTTCAGCAAGCCTCGTCCTGCGCCCACGCCTCACTAG
- a CDS encoding carbon starvation CstA family protein, whose protein sequence is MQSVTIVLLGIVGMLLGWFFYSKFIAAKIFSLNDKFVTPAHELNDGTDYVPTNKIVLWGHHFTSVAGAAPIVGPAIAVYWGWVPAVLWVVFGTIFFAGVHDMGALWASARHKGQSMGALSASVIGKRSRSLFMVVIFLVLLMVNAVFGVVIANSFVAQPNAVFPAWTAIAVALVIGQLIKRQFSLIPMCIVGIIVLYASVYAGSYIPLSLPETMFGLTDKANWIIILFIYAAIASLLPVWMLLQPRDFINGMQLLVGLFLLYGAVFFAMPDITAPAFNTQTAVDTPSLIPLLFVTIACGAVSGFHGIVASGTSSKQLNKETDARFVGYLGAVGEGCLALITIVAVSGVALAASPEEWHEVYSHLGAGSVNAFITGGANLIQAGWGLPVEFSSTILAVMVVLFAGTTMDSGVRLQRYIIQEWGEIYNLNILKSGVIATLVAVATCLLLAFGAGGSSGGGGMIIWPLFGSTNQILASMTLLVISVMLIKMNRPAIYTLIPMTFVLVMAFFAGIIKLKEYFLAENYLLVFLDAVVLIVSVMVMLEAWSVISRFRREQKASV, encoded by the coding sequence ATGCAGTCGGTAACCATTGTATTACTAGGTATAGTAGGGATGCTTTTGGGATGGTTTTTCTATTCCAAATTTATTGCCGCCAAAATCTTTAGTTTAAACGATAAATTCGTAACTCCAGCCCATGAACTGAATGATGGTACAGACTATGTACCCACTAACAAAATTGTTCTTTGGGGACACCACTTTACTTCAGTTGCCGGCGCAGCACCTATTGTCGGCCCAGCAATTGCGGTTTATTGGGGCTGGGTTCCTGCAGTGCTATGGGTTGTATTTGGTACCATCTTCTTCGCCGGCGTGCATGACATGGGCGCACTCTGGGCCAGTGCCCGGCACAAAGGTCAGTCAATGGGTGCGTTATCTGCAAGTGTCATTGGTAAGCGCTCTCGATCTTTGTTTATGGTAGTAATATTCCTTGTGTTGCTAATGGTTAATGCGGTGTTTGGTGTTGTCATTGCTAACTCTTTTGTGGCACAGCCTAACGCGGTATTTCCAGCATGGACAGCGATAGCGGTTGCGCTGGTGATCGGGCAGCTAATTAAGCGACAGTTTAGTCTCATTCCCATGTGTATTGTGGGAATAATAGTGCTTTACGCCTCGGTATACGCGGGGAGTTATATTCCTCTTAGCTTACCGGAGACGATGTTTGGGCTTACTGATAAAGCCAATTGGATCATTATTCTCTTTATTTATGCTGCGATTGCATCTTTATTACCTGTCTGGATGCTGTTGCAACCCAGGGACTTTATCAACGGCATGCAGCTATTGGTGGGGCTCTTTCTACTGTACGGCGCCGTGTTCTTCGCTATGCCGGACATCACGGCCCCTGCGTTTAATACCCAGACGGCGGTAGACACCCCGAGTCTTATTCCTTTGCTGTTCGTTACTATTGCCTGTGGCGCGGTATCGGGTTTTCACGGGATTGTCGCCTCGGGTACAAGTTCTAAGCAGCTAAACAAAGAAACTGACGCGCGTTTTGTTGGCTACCTCGGTGCAGTAGGTGAAGGTTGTTTGGCGCTGATAACTATTGTTGCGGTAAGTGGAGTCGCGCTGGCGGCGTCGCCTGAAGAATGGCACGAAGTTTACAGCCATCTTGGCGCCGGTAGCGTAAATGCATTTATTACCGGAGGCGCAAACCTTATTCAGGCCGGATGGGGATTACCCGTAGAATTTTCTTCTACCATACTTGCAGTGATGGTGGTGCTATTTGCTGGCACTACAATGGATTCGGGCGTCCGCTTGCAACGTTACATTATTCAGGAATGGGGCGAAATCTATAATCTTAATATTCTTAAGAGCGGCGTTATCGCTACGCTTGTAGCAGTCGCAACCTGTCTGCTATTGGCTTTCGGTGCCGGAGGGTCTTCCGGTGGCGGTGGTATGATAATTTGGCCGTTGTTCGGGTCCACTAATCAAATACTAGCCAGTATGACACTGTTAGTCATTTCCGTGATGCTGATTAAGATGAACCGCCCAGCCATCTACACGCTTATACCAATGACATTTGTACTGGTGATGGCGTTTTTTGCCGGTATCATTAAATTGAAAGAGTATTTTCTGGCAGAGAATTATCTTCTGGTTTTTCTGGATGCGGTGGTACTGATTGTCAGCGTAATGGTGATGTTAGAGGCTTGGTCTGTAATCTCACGCTTTAGACGTGAACAGAAGGCCAGTGTGTAA